One Dictyoglomus thermophilum H-6-12 DNA window includes the following coding sequences:
- a CDS encoding serpin family protein, with protein MKLLIRIYILAFLLIIISFSFAEGIDNNLLTIAKGNNIFGLDLYQILTAKEDGNIFISPYSISSALAMTYAGANGNTKKQMAEVLYFNLPDNELHSAFSKLNSIFNAPKNDFQLAIANSLWGQINYPFREDFIELVKKYYSAGFNLVDFVNDLNREKARNEINKWVEDRTNQKIKELIQKGDLTSLTRLVLVNAIYFKGKWKYTFNKKETKEIPFFVDEKRTSKVPMMHQVNDFNYYEDKDLQAIELPYSGDELSMIVILPKERTLSKLEKNLNYTLLDKISTNMAKEKIEVYFPKFKIEKRYILNEPLIKLGMSDAFDDMLADFSGMTGSRDLYISKVIHQSFIEVNEEGTEAAAATAVIMSGKSISLGPKIFKADHPFLFFIIHKPTNTILFMGRFIEP; from the coding sequence CCTACTTACAATAGCTAAAGGGAATAACATCTTTGGCTTAGACCTTTACCAGATACTAACTGCAAAAGAAGATGGAAACATTTTTATCTCCCCTTATAGCATTTCTTCAGCCCTTGCCATGACCTATGCTGGTGCAAATGGCAACACAAAGAAACAAATGGCAGAGGTTTTGTATTTTAATTTACCTGATAATGAACTACACTCTGCCTTCTCAAAGCTGAACTCTATATTCAACGCTCCTAAAAATGATTTTCAACTTGCCATTGCTAACTCTCTTTGGGGACAGATAAATTATCCTTTTAGAGAAGATTTCATTGAGCTTGTTAAAAAATATTATTCTGCTGGGTTCAATTTAGTAGATTTCGTAAACGATCTTAATAGGGAAAAAGCAAGAAATGAAATAAACAAATGGGTAGAAGATCGTACCAACCAAAAAATAAAGGAATTAATACAAAAAGGAGATCTCACCTCTTTAACAAGACTTGTATTAGTTAATGCCATTTACTTTAAGGGTAAGTGGAAGTATACCTTTAACAAAAAAGAAACAAAAGAAATACCATTCTTTGTTGATGAGAAAAGGACTTCAAAAGTCCCTATGATGCACCAAGTTAATGATTTTAATTACTATGAAGACAAAGATTTACAAGCCATCGAGCTTCCATACTCAGGAGATGAACTTTCAATGATAGTAATTCTACCTAAAGAAAGAACTCTATCAAAGCTTGAAAAGAATTTGAATTATACTTTGTTAGATAAAATCAGTACTAATATGGCAAAGGAAAAAATCGAAGTATACTTTCCTAAGTTTAAAATAGAAAAAAGATATATATTAAATGAGCCTTTAATAAAATTGGGAATGTCTGATGCCTTTGATGATATGCTAGCTGATTTTTCAGGAATGACTGGAAGCAGAGATCTTTATATAAGTAAAGTAATCCATCAATCCTTTATAGAGGTTAATGAAGAAGGAACAGAAGCAGCTGCAGCAACAGCAGTTATAATGTCAGGGAAAAGTATTTCCCTCGGTCCAAAAATCTTTAAAGCGGATCACCCATTCCTTTTCTTCATCATACACAAACCTACAAATACAATTCTCTTTATGGGAAGGTTTATAGAACCTTAA
- a CDS encoding alpha-galactosidase yields MPIIYDRDNNIFHLMAGDSSYIIKIFKNKYPVHLYWGKKLNHSHFSEAFITSPFGPNPDPNDKSFTFDRMLLEYPSYGNSDFRHPAFQIEQEDGSRITQLVFNNYRIYKGKPKLEGLPATYVETEDEAETLELELIDELINLKVILFYTAYNDYNVITRSVKFINEGNQKLKILRALSTCVDFDHCNFDLLHLWGSWARERYVERVPLMHGIKIIESSRGESSHQHNPFIALLSKDATEKNGDVYGFSLVYSGNFAANVEVDQFNTTRVTMGINPFEFTWILDKGETFQTPEVVMVYSSQGIGEMSRTYHRLYRKRLVRGVYRDKRRPILVNTWEAVYFNINEEKLLSLAKEAKELGIELFVLDDGWFGRRDDDTSSLGDWYVDRRKLPSGLEGLGNKLKEMGLKFGLWFEPEMVSPDSELYCKHPDWCIQIKGRTLSQCRNQYVLDITRKEVRDEILRMMKEIIKSAPIEYIKWDMNRPLTEVGSLALPPERQKEVFHRYVLALYEMIEELTTEFPYILFEGCSGGGGRFDPGILYYMPQIWTSDNTDAIERLKIQWGTSIVYPASTMGAHVSAVPNHQVGRITPLKTRGYVAMSGVFGYEMDLTKLTPEEKELVKEQIEMYKRVWYIVFEGDLYRLINPFEENSASWMFVTPDKREAFVIYVNILAEPNPPFKKLKLDGLDPNKKYIIEGTDKEYYGDELMNIGINIPPMRDFDSFAFILKEKS; encoded by the coding sequence ATGCCTATCATATACGATAGAGATAATAATATTTTTCATTTAATGGCAGGAGACTCTAGCTATATAATAAAAATCTTTAAAAATAAATATCCTGTACATCTTTACTGGGGCAAAAAATTAAATCACTCCCATTTTTCAGAAGCTTTTATCACCTCTCCTTTTGGACCTAATCCAGATCCAAATGACAAATCTTTTACCTTTGACAGGATGCTATTAGAATATCCATCCTATGGGAATTCTGACTTCAGACACCCAGCCTTTCAAATCGAACAAGAAGACGGTTCTCGAATAACTCAGCTTGTTTTTAATAATTATAGAATATACAAAGGCAAACCTAAACTTGAGGGATTGCCAGCAACCTATGTAGAGACAGAAGATGAAGCAGAAACCCTGGAGTTAGAACTCATTGATGAGCTCATAAACCTCAAAGTAATCTTATTCTATACTGCTTATAACGACTACAATGTGATCACAAGGAGTGTTAAGTTTATAAATGAAGGTAACCAGAAACTAAAAATTTTGAGAGCCTTAAGTACATGTGTTGATTTTGACCATTGTAATTTTGATCTTCTTCATCTCTGGGGATCTTGGGCAAGAGAAAGATATGTAGAAAGAGTACCCCTAATGCATGGAATAAAGATTATTGAAAGTTCTCGTGGAGAAAGTTCTCATCAACATAATCCCTTTATAGCGCTACTTTCTAAAGATGCAACCGAAAAGAACGGAGACGTGTATGGATTTAGCTTAGTATATAGTGGAAACTTTGCAGCAAACGTAGAGGTAGATCAATTTAACACTACTAGAGTAACCATGGGTATAAACCCCTTTGAATTTACATGGATCCTTGACAAAGGAGAAACCTTTCAAACTCCAGAGGTGGTAATGGTCTACTCATCTCAGGGTATAGGAGAAATGTCTAGAACCTATCACAGATTATATAGGAAAAGACTCGTGAGAGGAGTATATAGAGACAAGAGAAGACCTATCCTTGTAAATACATGGGAGGCGGTCTATTTTAATATAAACGAAGAAAAACTTCTTTCCTTAGCCAAAGAGGCTAAAGAACTTGGGATTGAGCTTTTCGTACTTGATGACGGATGGTTTGGAAGAAGAGACGATGATACCAGCTCTCTTGGAGATTGGTACGTAGATAGAAGAAAATTACCCAGTGGCCTTGAAGGATTAGGAAATAAATTAAAAGAAATGGGACTTAAATTTGGCTTATGGTTTGAACCTGAGATGGTCTCACCAGACAGCGAGCTATATTGTAAACATCCTGATTGGTGTATACAGATTAAAGGAAGAACTCTTTCCCAGTGCAGGAATCAGTATGTGCTTGATATAACAAGAAAAGAAGTAAGAGATGAAATATTGAGAATGATGAAAGAAATTATAAAAAGTGCACCTATCGAGTATATTAAGTGGGACATGAATAGACCATTAACTGAGGTGGGCTCTTTAGCTCTTCCCCCTGAAAGACAAAAAGAGGTATTTCACAGATATGTATTGGCCCTTTATGAAATGATAGAGGAATTAACCACAGAATTTCCATATATTCTTTTTGAAGGATGCTCGGGAGGGGGAGGAAGATTTGATCCTGGAATCCTCTATTATATGCCTCAGATTTGGACCAGTGACAATACCGATGCTATTGAGAGGCTAAAAATACAATGGGGAACAAGCATAGTATATCCTGCTTCCACCATGGGAGCTCATGTTTCTGCAGTACCAAACCATCAGGTAGGAAGAATCACCCCACTAAAAACAAGAGGGTATGTGGCTATGTCAGGTGTCTTTGGTTATGAGATGGACCTAACAAAATTAACTCCTGAAGAAAAGGAATTAGTGAAAGAGCAGATAGAAATGTATAAAAGAGTGTGGTATATTGTTTTTGAAGGAGATTTATATCGCCTAATAAATCCTTTCGAAGAAAATTCAGCCTCTTGGATGTTTGTCACACCCGATAAAAGAGAGGCCTTTGTAATTTATGTAAATATATTAGCGGAGCCCAATCCTCCTTTCAAAAAACTTAAACTTGACGGCTTAGATCCTAATAAAAAATATATAATAGAAGGCACAGACAAAGAATATTATGGAGATGAATTGATGAATATTGGCATAAATATACCTCCAATGAGGGATTTTGACTCTTTTGCCTTTATATTAAAGGAAAAATCCTAA
- a CDS encoding MoaD/ThiS family protein has translation MRVILRRNNEVKEMEGDLKVSEILKILNINPETVLVVRGEEILTPDKIVKNNEEVEIIPVISGGR, from the coding sequence ATGAGAGTAATATTACGTAGAAATAATGAAGTCAAAGAGATGGAAGGAGATCTTAAAGTAAGCGAAATATTAAAAATCTTGAATATAAACCCAGAAACAGTCCTTGTGGTAAGAGGAGAGGAAATCTTAACTCCGGACAAAATAGTAAAAAATAACGAAGAGGTAGAAATCATACCAGTAATTTCTGGAGGAAGATAA
- a CDS encoding ATP-binding protein has protein sequence MRCTKCHNEATIYIRRHNTAFCKEHFIEYIYGQVEKAIKKYKMFEKTDKILVAVSGGKDSLALWDILNSLGYNSDGLYIDLGISEYSEKSKEVAQKFAESRNLKLHVVSIKDIYGVGIKEIAHKNRKPPCSTCGVIKRYIMNLTAKELQYKVIATGHNLDDESAILLGNILHWQIDYLKAQSPILFEDEAGFARKVKPLYRISEYETSAYCIMKKIEYILDECPMSIDAQSLRYKGMLNTLEKDSPGTKEQFYFGFLEKGKNYFIPEKREIKLNSCKICEQPTTSEICGFCRQITKANLEPLNMKEFILRLKDSNGQV, from the coding sequence ATGCGTTGCACAAAATGTCATAATGAAGCAACTATTTACATAAGAAGGCACAATACTGCTTTCTGTAAAGAACACTTTATAGAATACATATATGGACAAGTAGAAAAAGCAATAAAGAAATACAAAATGTTTGAAAAAACTGATAAAATTTTAGTTGCAGTCTCAGGAGGAAAAGATAGCCTTGCTTTATGGGATATCTTAAATTCCCTCGGATATAATTCCGATGGTTTATATATTGATCTTGGAATTTCAGAATACTCTGAGAAATCAAAAGAGGTTGCACAGAAATTTGCAGAAAGTAGAAACTTAAAACTTCATGTTGTTTCAATTAAAGATATTTATGGCGTAGGAATAAAGGAGATAGCTCATAAAAATAGAAAACCTCCATGCTCCACCTGTGGTGTAATAAAGAGATATATCATGAATTTAACAGCAAAAGAACTACAATACAAGGTAATTGCTACAGGCCACAACCTTGACGATGAATCTGCAATACTCCTTGGAAATATTCTTCACTGGCAAATAGACTATCTTAAGGCTCAATCTCCAATACTTTTTGAAGATGAAGCTGGATTTGCAAGAAAAGTCAAACCTTTATATAGGATTTCCGAATACGAAACTTCTGCCTATTGTATTATGAAAAAGATTGAGTACATACTTGATGAATGCCCTATGTCTATCGATGCCCAATCTCTCAGGTATAAGGGAATGTTAAATACCCTTGAAAAAGATTCTCCAGGAACCAAAGAACAATTTTATTTTGGTTTTTTAGAAAAGGGCAAAAATTACTTTATACCTGAAAAAAGGGAAATAAAACTAAACAGTTGCAAAATTTGTGAACAACCTACCACATCAGAAATATGTGGATTCTGCCGACAAATAACAAAAGCTAATTTAGAACCTTTAAACATGAAAGAGTTTATACTAAGACTAAAAGATTCTAATGGGCAAGTCTAA
- a CDS encoding M67 family metallopeptidase, with protein MEILLPKDIFKILVVHSIHEYPFEACGILGGEMGDKNINIKSYFITKNVAPNPYREYLIDPLEEIKIFRYMNKVGQNFVGVYHSHPDGDEYLSDKDKEDMLSNICYLIFSVRFNNPVIKLKAYLKKNEDILDLPIRIF; from the coding sequence ATGGAGATTCTCCTTCCTAAAGATATTTTTAAGATTCTGGTTGTCCATTCTATCCATGAGTATCCTTTTGAGGCTTGTGGGATTCTTGGGGGTGAGATGGGAGATAAAAATATCAATATTAAGAGTTATTTCATAACTAAGAATGTCGCTCCTAATCCTTATAGAGAATACTTGATCGACCCTTTAGAAGAGATTAAGATTTTTAGATATATGAATAAAGTAGGACAGAATTTTGTTGGAGTTTATCATTCTCATCCTGATGGAGATGAGTATCTATCAGATAAGGATAAAGAGGATATGCTCTCTAATATTTGTTATTTGATTTTCTCTGTGAGATTTAATAATCCTGTTATAAAACTTAAGGCTTATCTTAAAAAGAACGAGGATATATTAGACTTGCCCATTAGAATCTTTTAG
- a CDS encoding radical SAM/SPASM domain-containing protein produces the protein MFITNIIWILDTKCNLSCPHCYVHKRNWEVKISKERALRLIEEAKELSIKGIDFTGGEPLLVKEVFEYIEKARSLGLEVSLNSNALLLNKEIARFLKDNEVYLYVSIDGSNKDVFEKMRGKDNFDRLLNSIELINKFEIPFSVIFSISSLNYFDASNMVRFAKNIGARELCMIPVIPSGEAKNTRIYIGSDLLIRTIREVSEEAEREKYSVVLWCVPFMKSMNFNYVVIDECHVLDYIDLAPTGDIMLCDVIDMPLSEIRTKSLLEALKEVEQNKLYNLLKERDKLCLGCNVATFCKGGCYARAYILENDISKPDPYCPKVLSPSR, from the coding sequence ATATTCATTACCAATATCATTTGGATTCTTGACACAAAATGTAATTTAAGCTGTCCTCATTGCTATGTTCATAAAAGAAATTGGGAAGTAAAAATATCAAAAGAAAGAGCTCTAAGATTAATAGAGGAAGCAAAGGAATTGTCTATTAAGGGGATAGATTTTACTGGAGGAGAGCCTCTTTTAGTAAAGGAAGTGTTTGAGTATATAGAGAAGGCTCGTTCTTTGGGTCTTGAAGTCTCATTAAATTCTAATGCATTACTCCTTAATAAAGAAATAGCAAGGTTTTTAAAAGATAATGAGGTGTATCTCTACGTTTCTATAGATGGTTCTAATAAGGATGTATTTGAGAAAATGAGAGGTAAGGACAATTTTGATAGACTGCTTAATAGTATAGAGTTAATAAATAAATTTGAAATTCCTTTTTCTGTGATTTTTTCCATTTCTTCTTTAAATTATTTTGATGCAAGTAATATGGTAAGGTTTGCTAAGAATATTGGTGCAAGAGAGCTATGTATGATACCAGTGATTCCATCAGGTGAGGCAAAAAATACTAGAATTTATATAGGTTCTGATCTTTTGATAAGAACAATTAGAGAGGTTTCAGAAGAAGCTGAAAGAGAAAAGTATTCTGTGGTTCTGTGGTGTGTTCCTTTCATGAAGAGTATGAATTTTAATTATGTTGTTATAGATGAGTGTCATGTCCTTGATTACATAGATCTTGCTCCAACTGGCGATATTATGCTTTGTGATGTAATCGATATGCCTCTTTCTGAGATAAGAACAAAATCTCTTTTAGAGGCGTTAAAGGAGGTAGAACAGAATAAGCTTTATAATTTACTTAAAGAGAGAGATAAACTGTGCTTAGGATGTAATGTAGCAACGTTTTGCAAGGGTGGTTGCTACGCAAGAGCTTATATCCTAGAGAATGATATTAGCAAGCCCGATCCTTATTGTCCTAAGGTTTTATCTCCTTCAAGATAA
- a CDS encoding alpha-amylase family glycosyl hydrolase, which yields MKIKFFIKRTLIFIFILVTFLTYIHGYNEPWYKNAIFYEVFVRSFADSDGDRVGDLNGLIDKLDYFKNLNITALWLMPIFPSVSYHGYDVTDYYDIHPGYGTMEDFENLIRKAHEKNIKIILDLVVNHTSSRHPWFVSSASSYNSPYRDYYIWSTEKPEKNSNLWYKKPTGYYYALFWSEMPDLNFDNPKVREEVKKIAKFWIEKGVDGFRLDAAKHIYDDDSKNIQWWKEFYSYLKSIKPDVYLVGEVWDNEYKIAEYYKGLPSNFNFPLSDKIMNSVANQKDLGIIEFLEFERELFGENNTDFADAIFLRNHDQVRVRTFFGGSIDKSILAGSIYLTLPGIPFIYYGEEIGMEGSKPDEYIREPFKWTDDMKSKYQTYWIIPRYNLPGNGIALDTEEKDPNSIYNHYKKLLEIRVKCRALSNGKIERIKTQDRSILAYKLELEDEKIMVVHNLNRIENTFNFNNEIKEKDILYIRNAKTEKNKIILGPYSTVIVKIP from the coding sequence ATGAAGATAAAGTTTTTTATCAAAAGAACTCTTATTTTCATATTCATCTTAGTTACTTTTCTAACTTATATTCATGGATATAATGAGCCATGGTATAAAAACGCGATTTTTTATGAAGTCTTTGTAAGATCTTTTGCAGATAGCGACGGGGATAGAGTAGGAGATTTAAATGGACTTATAGACAAATTAGATTACTTTAAAAATCTAAATATTACTGCTCTATGGCTAATGCCTATCTTCCCCTCAGTGAGTTATCATGGATATGATGTCACAGACTATTATGATATCCATCCAGGTTATGGTACCATGGAGGACTTTGAAAACCTAATAAGAAAAGCCCATGAAAAAAATATTAAAATAATTCTTGATTTGGTAGTAAACCACACCTCTTCAAGGCATCCATGGTTTGTTTCTTCTGCCTCTTCTTACAATTCTCCGTATCGCGATTATTATATATGGAGTACTGAAAAACCTGAAAAAAATTCTAATTTATGGTATAAAAAACCTACAGGATACTACTATGCATTATTCTGGTCAGAAATGCCCGATCTAAACTTTGATAATCCAAAAGTAAGAGAAGAGGTCAAAAAAATTGCAAAATTTTGGATAGAAAAAGGTGTTGACGGATTTAGACTCGACGCAGCAAAGCATATTTATGATGATGACTCTAAAAACATTCAGTGGTGGAAAGAATTTTACTCATATTTAAAGAGTATAAAACCCGATGTATACCTTGTTGGTGAAGTTTGGGATAACGAGTATAAGATAGCAGAATACTATAAAGGATTACCCTCAAACTTTAATTTTCCTCTTTCTGACAAAATAATGAACTCAGTAGCAAATCAAAAAGACTTAGGAATTATAGAATTTCTCGAATTTGAAAGAGAACTTTTTGGGGAAAACAATACAGACTTTGCTGATGCCATATTTTTAAGAAACCACGATCAAGTAAGAGTTAGGACATTCTTTGGTGGAAGCATAGATAAAAGTATTTTGGCAGGATCTATTTACTTAACTTTGCCGGGAATACCTTTCATATACTACGGAGAAGAAATAGGAATGGAAGGATCAAAACCTGACGAATATATAAGAGAACCGTTTAAGTGGACTGACGATATGAAATCTAAATACCAAACCTATTGGATTATTCCACGATATAACTTACCAGGAAATGGTATAGCCCTCGATACCGAAGAAAAAGATCCAAATAGCATATACAATCACTATAAAAAACTCTTAGAAATAAGAGTCAAATGCAGAGCTTTATCTAATGGAAAAATAGAGAGAATAAAGACTCAAGATAGATCTATACTTGCCTATAAGTTAGAATTAGAGGATGAAAAAATAATGGTAGTCCACAATCTAAATAGGATTGAAAATACCTTTAACTTTAACAACGAGATAAAAGAAAAAGACATACTATATATTAGAAACGCTAAAACTGAAAAAAATAAAATAATCTTAGGACCTTATAGCACTGTTATAGTCAAAATCCCATAA
- a CDS encoding N-acetylglucosamine kinase: MRYFLGVDAGGTKTEAVILNEKGEIVGIGRSGPGNYEGIGIEEAKKNWIDAIEKAKGPLKNIEFDFACFGLAGADFPEDFVMLEKEVGDLSIAKEFVVENDAPIALRAGNKEFWGVIIVMGTGNNGYGRSKDGRWYRYFGEGYIFGDWGGASSIVQEMLFSAFRSYDGRGEKTVLEEMVLSFFGEKDYINLAKRLYYNSSEYHRALGLAPLLFEAVKMGDKVAIRIVERIVDETVISAYNLMKKLDLLNEETPVVIAGSIYKGAAWLPEYIQAKLRVYAERCRVVPLKIPPAVGAALIAYEKGGYILTEDMWSYLWDFDYNSAIRS, from the coding sequence ATGAGGTATTTCCTTGGTGTAGATGCAGGAGGAACAAAAACTGAGGCGGTTATTTTGAATGAAAAGGGAGAGATCGTGGGGATTGGTAGATCTGGGCCGGGAAATTACGAAGGAATAGGTATTGAAGAGGCAAAGAAAAATTGGATTGATGCGATTGAAAAGGCAAAAGGTCCCCTTAAAAATATAGAATTTGATTTTGCTTGTTTTGGTCTTGCTGGAGCAGATTTTCCTGAAGATTTTGTTATGCTTGAAAAAGAGGTTGGAGATCTTAGTATAGCTAAGGAATTTGTAGTAGAGAATGATGCTCCTATTGCCCTTAGGGCTGGAAATAAGGAGTTTTGGGGTGTGATTATTGTTATGGGTACAGGCAACAATGGGTATGGAAGATCAAAGGACGGTAGATGGTATAGATATTTTGGAGAAGGATATATATTTGGGGACTGGGGTGGTGCTTCATCTATAGTGCAAGAGATGCTTTTTAGTGCTTTTAGGTCTTATGATGGTAGAGGAGAAAAAACAGTATTGGAAGAGATGGTTCTTAGTTTTTTTGGGGAAAAGGATTATATAAATCTTGCTAAAAGACTTTATTATAACTCTTCAGAGTATCATAGAGCCTTAGGTCTTGCTCCTTTGCTTTTTGAAGCTGTAAAGATGGGTGATAAGGTAGCTATAAGAATTGTAGAGAGAATTGTTGATGAGACTGTTATTTCAGCTTACAATCTTATGAAAAAATTAGATCTTTTAAACGAAGAAACTCCTGTAGTTATTGCAGGGAGTATTTATAAGGGTGCAGCATGGCTTCCAGAGTATATTCAGGCTAAATTGAGAGTTTATGCAGAAAGATGCAGGGTTGTTCCTTTAAAAATTCCACCTGCGGTTGGAGCAGCATTGATTGCTTATGAAAAAGGTGGCTATATTTTGACAGAAGATATGTGGAGTTATTTATGGGATTTTGACTATAACAGTGCTATAAGGTCCTAA
- a CDS encoding 6-phospho-beta-glucosidase encodes MKVVVIGGGSTYTPELIEGFFDIWNKVEALEIVLVDIDEHRLNIVYEFLKRMINRVKAKIELKKSIDLDSVLQGTDFVINQIRVGGNKARLLDETIPLEFNLLGQETTGPGGFANALRTIPVVYDIAKKVEKYAPDAHFINFTNPSGIITEMLLNYTKIKAIGLCNVPINFQRFFADLAGVNMDDVFMDYFGLNHLSFVRRVFIKGEDKTEELFEKAKEKVSDKEKKIIDYLNMFPNYYLRYYYFREEMVEELKHKPKRAEEVMKVEEDLLRLYQDPNLDTKPVELSKRGGALYSKAAVNLISHLYGLEEGFQIINVKNDGSIYDLPYDGVVEIPVYIQKDRFHRYSIGNLPMEVRGLIQGVKAYERLTIEAAMEGSYRKALLAISQHPLVSSLSLAEKLLNRLIEVNRELFPELK; translated from the coding sequence ATGAAGGTAGTTGTTATTGGAGGAGGAAGTACTTATACCCCAGAATTAATTGAGGGTTTTTTTGATATATGGAATAAAGTTGAAGCTTTAGAAATAGTACTTGTGGATATAGATGAGCATAGATTAAATATTGTATATGAATTTTTGAAGAGGATGATAAATAGGGTTAAAGCCAAAATAGAACTCAAAAAGAGCATTGATCTTGATAGTGTACTTCAGGGAACAGACTTTGTGATAAATCAGATCAGGGTAGGGGGAAATAAAGCAAGGCTTCTTGATGAAACAATTCCCTTGGAATTTAATCTTTTAGGGCAAGAGACTACAGGCCCAGGTGGTTTTGCTAATGCCTTAAGAACCATACCTGTGGTTTATGATATTGCTAAGAAGGTTGAAAAATATGCTCCAGATGCGCATTTTATTAATTTTACTAATCCTTCAGGAATTATTACAGAAATGCTTCTGAATTATACAAAAATAAAGGCCATAGGTTTATGTAATGTACCTATCAATTTTCAAAGATTTTTTGCAGATCTTGCAGGGGTTAACATGGATGATGTTTTTATGGATTATTTTGGTTTAAACCATTTAAGTTTTGTTAGAAGGGTTTTTATAAAGGGTGAAGATAAGACTGAAGAGCTTTTTGAGAAGGCAAAGGAAAAAGTCTCAGATAAAGAGAAAAAGATAATAGACTATTTAAACATGTTTCCTAATTATTATCTCAGATATTACTACTTTAGGGAAGAGATGGTTGAGGAGTTAAAACATAAACCTAAAAGAGCAGAAGAGGTTATGAAAGTAGAAGAAGATCTTTTAAGGCTTTATCAAGATCCTAATTTAGATACTAAACCGGTAGAGCTCTCTAAGAGAGGAGGAGCTTTATATTCAAAGGCTGCTGTAAATTTGATTTCTCATCTTTATGGTTTAGAGGAAGGTTTTCAGATAATTAATGTGAAAAATGATGGTAGTATTTATGATCTTCCTTATGATGGTGTGGTAGAGATACCTGTTTATATACAAAAAGATAGATTTCATAGGTATTCTATTGGTAATTTGCCAATGGAAGTTAGAGGTTTAATACAAGGAGTAAAAGCTTATGAAAGACTTACTATTGAGGCAGCCATGGAGGGATCATATAGAAAAGCACTTTTAGCTATTTCTCAACATCCTCTTGTTTCCTCTTTATCTCTTGCTGAAAAGCTTTTGAATAGGTTAATTGAAGTAAATAGAGAACTTTTTCCAGAGCTAAAGTAA
- a CDS encoding 2-oxoacid:ferredoxin oxidoreductase subunit beta codes for MRVEDFENNQVPAWCPGCGNWSILNCIKRALAELDLKPHEVLMVSGIGQAAKAPHYFKCNLFNGLHGRDIPAGVGAKIANKNLVVICESGDGNTYGEGGNHLIHNIRRNLNIKVFVHNNQIYGLTKGQASPTSDRGMKTKVQPLGVPYGPLNPIALAISQGASFVARSFSGEPDHLVEMMKQAILHKGFALLDILQPCVTFNKVNTYQWYRERIYKLDSDYDPTDIIKAFEKSLEWGDKIPIGVIYKNEKPIFEEILPQLQGEPLYKKVRSPFEIFERIVKEFQ; via the coding sequence ATGAGAGTAGAGGATTTTGAGAATAATCAAGTTCCTGCGTGGTGTCCTGGTTGTGGAAATTGGTCTATTTTAAATTGTATAAAAAGAGCCCTTGCAGAATTAGACCTTAAACCTCATGAGGTTCTTATGGTGTCAGGTATAGGTCAGGCAGCGAAAGCGCCACATTACTTCAAATGTAATCTTTTTAATGGACTCCATGGAAGAGATATTCCTGCAGGTGTAGGAGCAAAAATTGCCAATAAAAATCTTGTAGTTATTTGTGAGTCTGGAGATGGAAATACCTATGGAGAAGGTGGAAATCATTTGATACACAATATTAGGAGAAACCTAAATATAAAAGTTTTTGTACATAACAATCAGATTTATGGTCTTACTAAGGGACAAGCATCACCTACTAGCGATCGAGGAATGAAAACAAAGGTACAACCTTTAGGAGTTCCTTATGGCCCTTTAAATCCTATAGCTTTAGCAATTTCTCAAGGAGCATCTTTTGTAGCAAGGTCCTTTTCAGGAGAGCCTGATCATTTAGTAGAGATGATGAAGCAAGCTATTTTACATAAGGGTTTTGCTTTATTAGATATTCTTCAACCTTGTGTTACCTTTAACAAGGTAAATACTTATCAATGGTATAGGGAGAGAATTTATAAGCTTGACTCTGATTATGATCCTACTGATATTATAAAGGCTTTTGAGAAATCTTTAGAATGGGGTGATAAAATCCCTATAGGTGTTATTTATAAAAATGAAAAGCCAATTTTTGAAGAGATTTTGCCACAATTGCAAGGTGAACCTCTGTACAAAAAGGTTAGGTCTCCCTTTGAGATTTTTGAAAGAATAGTGAAAGAATTTCAGTAA